One window of the Terriglobales bacterium genome contains the following:
- a CDS encoding EamA family transporter has product MVIGYLYAVLAMLSIGTLGILSKLADKWRCTPLNTTLVLFGGSTVFMAAYVAFVQQASLVPPFAVTSTALFFGALAVLAFWVFLYGLQFGKITSSWIFMNLSAVVPATLSTVLYHEKISALKALILLLVVASIILLWKDKQQESKAAESTADVPVRSNVKIWITAMLAAFFLNGICPFGLRVLAGRGLAEQYTAPYLVYWYLAGFLFGLLGLIRSRSTLSRPNLLIGLVMAVASVGGQFFMGLALSHGVPGSVVYMLGMGASMCVVVFGGAIFFRERIGALAKVGITVGLAAAILLGAAG; this is encoded by the coding sequence ATGGTCATCGGCTATCTCTATGCAGTCCTGGCGATGTTGAGCATTGGCACTCTCGGTATTCTGAGCAAACTGGCCGATAAATGGCGCTGCACGCCGCTGAACACAACCCTGGTGTTGTTCGGGGGCTCGACTGTCTTCATGGCAGCGTATGTTGCTTTTGTTCAACAAGCATCTCTGGTACCTCCTTTTGCGGTAACGTCGACGGCTCTCTTTTTCGGGGCGCTGGCGGTCCTGGCCTTCTGGGTTTTTCTGTACGGCCTCCAGTTTGGAAAAATCACCAGCAGCTGGATTTTCATGAATCTTTCTGCAGTCGTTCCCGCCACGCTTTCGACGGTGCTTTATCACGAGAAAATCAGCGCGCTGAAAGCACTAATCCTCCTGCTGGTGGTCGCTTCCATCATTTTGCTGTGGAAAGACAAGCAGCAAGAGAGCAAGGCTGCGGAGAGCACGGCGGATGTTCCTGTGCGTTCGAATGTGAAGATTTGGATCACCGCGATGTTGGCTGCGTTCTTCCTCAACGGCATCTGTCCTTTCGGGTTGCGAGTTCTCGCAGGACGCGGATTGGCGGAGCAATATACTGCACCTTACCTGGTGTATTGGTATCTGGCAGGATTCCTGTTCGGGCTGCTTGGACTAATCCGATCGCGTTCAACGTTGTCGAGACCAAATTTGCTGATCGGGCTCGTAATGGCGGTCGCGAGTGTGGGCGGACAGTTCTTCATGGGACTTGCGCTCTCGCACGGAGTGCCGGGCAGCGTTGTGTACATGCTCGGAATGGGCGCAAGCATGTGCGTTGTGGTTTTCGGCGGCGCCATCTTCTTTCGCGAACGGATCGGAGCATTGGCAAAGGTTGGTATTACCGTTGGGCTCGCGGCAGCCATCCTGCTGGGAGCCGCGGGATAA
- a CDS encoding polysaccharide lyase family protein — protein MIDHRVRLGCISLGILFMVVLLGNPSLAGSQPAIPTNHEVFTIGVKDGSFREFDTANLPQGNVVFEVGNNSAKYWPAYQPGSLDNQVRASTMQEGWVSRSANEQTGRTHQSTITFKLTAARGTFTLHLGMIFRYRRAATPRLVLVINEQSAGTYLLNPRPAPELWWPNGGEGDGNLQYFGYESLDLPLRSGLFQAGRNTLTMSFEDGFGIYFDYLSLSNNSAQELDSVVTAEVTPSVLYKKSGGGLVELVDIRIRSQKKLGSRKLTLKADSLQVERQFQHSAPGDVFISVEVPDLDKPSAATLTLSGYSQPVWKGTFEPKRKWKVYALPMEQADFGYNDFPARTLEWENRFIDKTLEIQKAYPDYSYTLDASANLESYLATRPANKSSQVLDYLRSGKWGINALYANFFTGLCSAEELFRSLDFGLRAGQTHGFPVDSASQTDEPSVTWALPQILADAGIKYFTNGSDPIRGALNPIGLLNFKSPFYWESPTGSKILVWSGVSYTAVDDITWGGWNKESVQRRQYAPSLFGMTRSLPLFLSQYERADFPFDAVLLFGLHNDEIPMRYWGDADVLNLWNKEYEFPKMIAGTQRDFFTHITKNFSDSITTLRGDAGSYWEDEAGADARTAATIRAAQTQIVAAEKLESVSQWLNPDLTFEEQPFQSTWRNILLADSYVWSDANSFRRPYSYRTLGGEAAHRSWAESANQTSSDLRLIALDKIAELIDDRRPGAVVFNSESWTRSDLFDFELEMDEMLVDPTNSRPIPCGTIQQSFGYKQVRCWASDIPGVGYRFYPIAKGSVPNGEPLDLDPRSPMIENDFYRVKLDSTSGAIVDLIDKTTNADLVDPASAYKLNEHLYVTGGDPGNFRPGSLKDNRILAADITLPLPELQVHEPKLIRAPTAVRFPWGIVVTTLAKNTNTPAIKTTITLPSNEKKIIFDNSIEKEDTLQKEAVYFAFPFALEEPRMMYQGATAWVDPERDMLPGANRQWFATQGGVWAEGKNINVAFATREAPLVTLQDINRGLWPESIKIDRSTVFSYAMNNYWYTDTPSHQGGQFQFHYAISSGKDLVAADAFSLAAEERNPLTVLRHYNMGWTPSLPASGTGFMSASPRGVAIIGMTPMDEAGKYLIRVQNFTPEAVTAKVVLSRVHLKSAFAGSVLGNYLGTVEWHDNSFTVPLQRYQIKTIVLSTRELSKGPAN, from the coding sequence ATGATCGATCATCGTGTTCGGCTCGGATGCATAAGTCTCGGCATCTTATTCATGGTTGTTCTCCTCGGCAACCCTTCGCTTGCTGGAAGCCAACCCGCGATTCCGACAAATCACGAAGTCTTCACGATCGGCGTGAAAGACGGATCCTTTCGCGAGTTCGACACTGCCAACCTTCCGCAGGGGAATGTTGTATTCGAAGTCGGGAATAACTCGGCAAAATATTGGCCGGCTTACCAGCCCGGATCATTGGACAACCAGGTTCGCGCCAGCACAATGCAGGAAGGCTGGGTATCGAGGAGCGCCAACGAACAAACCGGACGCACGCATCAGTCGACGATCACATTCAAACTCACGGCTGCTCGCGGCACTTTCACGCTCCACCTCGGGATGATTTTTCGGTATCGGCGTGCGGCCACACCCAGGCTCGTTTTAGTGATTAATGAACAATCAGCAGGCACTTACCTGCTGAACCCTCGTCCAGCTCCGGAGCTGTGGTGGCCAAACGGCGGTGAAGGAGACGGCAATCTTCAGTACTTCGGATATGAATCGCTAGATTTGCCACTGCGTTCAGGCCTCTTTCAAGCCGGGCGAAATACCCTCACGATGAGTTTTGAGGACGGCTTCGGCATCTACTTCGACTATCTGTCACTGTCCAACAACTCGGCGCAAGAACTCGATTCAGTCGTGACAGCCGAAGTCACTCCGAGTGTGCTTTATAAGAAGAGTGGGGGCGGGTTGGTGGAACTGGTAGACATACGGATTCGAAGCCAGAAAAAGTTAGGAAGCAGAAAACTCACGCTGAAAGCAGATTCCTTGCAGGTCGAACGACAATTCCAGCACAGTGCACCCGGCGATGTCTTTATTTCAGTCGAGGTACCTGACCTCGATAAACCATCGGCAGCAACGCTAACCCTCTCTGGATATTCGCAGCCCGTCTGGAAAGGCACCTTCGAGCCAAAACGCAAATGGAAGGTTTACGCGCTGCCGATGGAACAGGCAGACTTCGGCTACAACGACTTCCCTGCGCGCACCCTGGAATGGGAAAACCGGTTCATCGACAAAACGCTCGAGATTCAAAAGGCCTACCCTGATTATTCATATACGCTCGACGCGTCTGCGAACCTTGAGTCTTACCTCGCGACCAGGCCAGCGAACAAATCAAGCCAGGTCCTCGACTATCTACGAAGCGGCAAGTGGGGAATCAACGCACTGTATGCGAACTTCTTCACTGGATTATGCTCAGCAGAAGAACTGTTCCGTAGCCTCGACTTCGGTTTGCGTGCGGGCCAAACGCATGGGTTTCCCGTGGATTCCGCATCGCAAACGGACGAACCGTCGGTCACATGGGCACTACCCCAGATTCTGGCCGACGCCGGCATCAAATACTTCACCAACGGCAGCGATCCCATTCGCGGTGCGCTCAATCCCATTGGTCTCCTGAATTTCAAGTCACCGTTTTATTGGGAGAGTCCCACCGGATCCAAAATCCTCGTCTGGAGTGGCGTTTCCTATACGGCCGTGGACGACATCACCTGGGGTGGCTGGAACAAAGAATCGGTGCAGCGAAGACAATATGCTCCCTCGCTCTTCGGAATGACGAGATCCTTACCGCTGTTCCTGTCACAGTACGAGCGCGCCGACTTTCCGTTCGACGCCGTGCTTCTGTTCGGACTCCACAACGACGAGATCCCGATGCGGTATTGGGGCGATGCCGATGTATTGAACCTATGGAACAAGGAGTATGAGTTCCCGAAGATGATCGCGGGCACGCAACGCGACTTCTTCACCCACATCACCAAGAATTTCAGCGACAGCATAACAACGCTCCGCGGTGACGCAGGTTCTTATTGGGAAGACGAAGCGGGAGCGGACGCCCGCACAGCGGCAACAATTCGGGCAGCACAGACACAGATCGTTGCTGCCGAAAAACTTGAGAGTGTTTCTCAGTGGCTCAATCCCGATCTGACATTCGAGGAGCAACCGTTCCAATCCACATGGAGAAATATCCTGCTGGCGGACTCATACGTCTGGAGCGATGCGAATTCCTTCCGTCGCCCCTACAGCTATAGAACCCTCGGAGGCGAAGCCGCACATCGGTCCTGGGCAGAATCAGCAAACCAGACCTCCAGCGATCTTCGCCTAATCGCGTTGGACAAAATCGCGGAATTGATTGATGACCGGCGGCCCGGCGCCGTAGTGTTCAACAGCGAAAGCTGGACACGAAGCGACCTTTTCGACTTTGAACTCGAAATGGATGAAATGCTGGTTGATCCCACTAATTCGAGGCCGATTCCCTGTGGCACTATTCAGCAATCGTTCGGATACAAGCAGGTGCGCTGCTGGGCGAGCGACATTCCGGGTGTAGGGTACAGGTTTTATCCGATCGCCAAGGGCTCTGTTCCCAATGGCGAGCCACTCGACCTCGATCCGCGATCTCCAATGATTGAGAACGACTTCTATCGTGTAAAACTGGATTCGACCAGCGGCGCCATTGTTGATCTGATCGACAAAACGACGAATGCCGACCTTGTCGATCCAGCCTCGGCGTATAAGCTCAACGAGCATCTCTACGTAACAGGCGGGGATCCTGGCAACTTCCGTCCGGGGAGTCTGAAGGACAATCGCATCCTCGCAGCTGACATAACGCTTCCCCTTCCCGAGCTTCAAGTTCATGAGCCCAAGTTAATAAGGGCACCAACTGCAGTGCGTTTTCCGTGGGGCATCGTTGTAACCACCCTTGCGAAGAACACTAATACGCCCGCAATCAAAACCACCATCACCCTGCCGAGCAACGAAAAGAAAATCATTTTCGACAACAGCATTGAGAAAGAGGACACGTTACAAAAAGAAGCAGTTTACTTTGCGTTTCCCTTCGCGCTAGAAGAGCCTCGCATGATGTATCAAGGGGCCACGGCTTGGGTCGACCCAGAACGTGACATGTTGCCGGGCGCGAACCGCCAATGGTTCGCCACGCAAGGTGGCGTCTGGGCAGAAGGTAAGAACATAAACGTTGCGTTTGCAACCAGAGAGGCGCCGCTCGTCACACTGCAAGACATCAATCGCGGGCTGTGGCCGGAATCCATCAAAATCGATCGCAGCACAGTCTTCTCCTACGCCATGAACAATTACTGGTACACCGACACTCCCAGCCATCAAGGTGGACAGTTCCAATTCCATTACGCAATCAGCAGCGGTAAAGATCTTGTCGCGGCTGACGCCTTTTCTCTCGCTGCCGAAGAACGCAATCCACTCACTGTGCTTCGCCATTACAACATGGGATGGACGCCAAGCCTTCCGGCCTCGGGAACTGGATTCATGTCCGCTTCACCGCGAGGAGTGGCAATCATCGGAATGACGCCGATGGACGAAGCGGGGAAGTACCTGATTCGCGTCCAAAATTTCACGCCGGAAGCGGTGACTGCGAAGGTTGTGCTTTCACGAGTGCACCTGAAGAGCGCGTTTGCAGGATCCGTTTTGGGAAACTACTTAGGAACAGTTGAGTGGCACGACAATTCCTTCACGGTTCCGTTGCAGCGCTACCAGATCAAAACCATCGTCCTATCGACGAGAGAACTATCTAAGGGCCCTGCCAACTAA
- a CDS encoding alpha-glucuronidase family glycosyl hydrolase, whose product MVRSLPRRSLFVVVVVCGLLCCSLEGQTNSQKLVLSEATVRVDPSEPSYVQYAAKDLTLYLSGITGQSPKRKNEKSGGITIILGEKAGRSAGVDLGSLDDLGNEGFLLRTVNQRGSNYLVVAGHDPHGTNAGIATLIQMIRADGTAPYVNGALDVRSKPQFAVRGIHLNGWPLKYPYAFRTWKEEDWKRFIDIAWAQNVNLFYLWPFMEVIPLPLSAEDRAYLEEVNRVVEYAQKERGMQVWIMQSANRIGVTDCGSADPRYRTYWVVPECQKDMNPADPNDFAYIMSHFEALYKVVNNADGFCMIDSDPGGWPGSPLSDQAKIFNGARKLLNQYSVHREQTKLIDWMWIGWGRHPTGEDSGKKAVDLMQDTIKNFKNMVPEPWELIAGISPYLESAKRESVLDKTTFLEYGAIEMEPAFPATNTGFAPVQKVFEKAAEYPELKGIMGNNELMVLQLPRTFYFFKTAWDSGYKKRDERDVLLDLAEQLYPGQKDLIADAFVGLRESDPVKVNAALTGISGLVNAPSAVRAGALSRFLFPDALAVARNLEKQLQIRAARQDFIKAMDGTPSVQESKRLLEAYFDRLLAWNHETGWDKMIDITIWRTPIYEQGNDLTKAMTKLKKVLSQGKSYTTYTQIDDFLAVISGDLTKKYGRDSVMIGCVEPFKVSMIQGW is encoded by the coding sequence ATGGTCAGATCTCTTCCACGCCGTTCGTTATTCGTAGTCGTTGTCGTGTGCGGCCTCCTGTGTTGCTCATTAGAAGGACAGACGAACAGCCAGAAGTTGGTTCTGTCGGAAGCGACAGTTCGAGTGGATCCGAGCGAACCGAGCTATGTGCAATACGCAGCAAAGGACCTGACTTTGTACTTGTCCGGTATCACCGGGCAGTCTCCCAAACGCAAGAATGAGAAGAGCGGCGGCATAACGATCATTTTGGGGGAGAAAGCAGGGCGGAGTGCCGGCGTGGATCTCGGTTCACTGGATGATTTGGGCAACGAGGGGTTCCTGTTGCGGACCGTCAATCAGCGCGGCTCCAACTATCTAGTCGTTGCCGGACATGATCCCCACGGCACCAATGCCGGAATCGCAACGCTGATCCAAATGATCCGTGCCGATGGCACAGCTCCCTACGTAAATGGTGCTTTGGATGTGCGTAGCAAGCCGCAGTTTGCTGTCCGTGGTATCCACCTTAATGGATGGCCGCTGAAATACCCGTACGCCTTTCGCACATGGAAAGAAGAAGACTGGAAGCGATTTATTGACATCGCATGGGCGCAGAACGTCAACCTGTTCTATCTATGGCCTTTTATGGAAGTGATTCCTTTGCCCCTCTCCGCAGAGGACCGCGCATACCTTGAGGAAGTGAATCGTGTGGTCGAGTACGCGCAGAAGGAACGCGGAATGCAGGTCTGGATCATGCAGTCTGCAAATCGCATCGGCGTTACTGATTGCGGTTCTGCCGACCCAAGATATCGGACCTACTGGGTTGTTCCTGAATGTCAGAAGGACATGAATCCGGCAGACCCGAATGATTTCGCGTACATCATGAGTCATTTCGAGGCGCTTTATAAGGTGGTCAACAACGCCGACGGCTTCTGCATGATCGACTCTGATCCGGGCGGATGGCCAGGCAGTCCGCTGAGTGATCAAGCCAAGATCTTCAATGGGGCTCGGAAGTTGTTGAACCAGTACAGCGTTCATAGAGAACAAACAAAGTTGATCGATTGGATGTGGATAGGGTGGGGACGGCATCCGACGGGCGAGGATAGCGGCAAGAAGGCTGTCGATTTAATGCAGGACACGATTAAGAACTTTAAGAATATGGTGCCGGAACCATGGGAACTGATCGCCGGAATATCTCCGTACCTGGAATCTGCCAAGAGGGAATCGGTGTTGGATAAAACGACGTTCCTGGAGTATGGAGCGATCGAAATGGAGCCCGCGTTTCCCGCGACTAATACCGGGTTCGCGCCGGTCCAAAAAGTATTCGAAAAGGCCGCGGAGTATCCCGAGTTGAAAGGAATCATGGGGAACAACGAACTCATGGTCCTGCAACTGCCGCGAACTTTCTACTTCTTCAAAACGGCATGGGATTCCGGTTACAAAAAGCGCGATGAACGAGATGTCCTGCTCGACTTGGCTGAACAACTCTATCCCGGTCAGAAGGACCTGATCGCCGATGCCTTTGTAGGTCTGCGGGAATCCGACCCAGTAAAAGTTAACGCTGCCTTGACGGGCATTTCGGGTCTTGTGAATGCGCCCAGCGCAGTTCGCGCGGGAGCACTGAGTCGCTTCCTATTCCCGGATGCGCTGGCCGTCGCGAGAAATCTGGAAAAGCAGCTCCAGATCAGGGCCGCTCGTCAGGACTTCATCAAGGCCATGGACGGTACTCCCTCCGTACAGGAATCCAAACGCCTTCTGGAAGCGTATTTTGATCGATTGCTGGCGTGGAATCATGAGACGGGCTGGGACAAGATGATCGACATCACCATCTGGCGAACGCCGATTTACGAGCAGGGCAACGATCTCACCAAAGCGATGACGAAACTTAAGAAAGTGCTCTCGCAGGGCAAGTCGTACACAACATATACGCAGATCGATGACTTCCTCGCAGTCATAAGCGGAGATTTGACGAAGAAGTACGGTCGGGATTCGGTCATGATCGGTTGCGTTGAACCGTTCAAAGTATCGATGATTCAAGGATGGTAA